In Candidatus Omnitrophota bacterium, a genomic segment contains:
- a CDS encoding DUF6788 family protein, producing MRRERSRLLEELSTLSHLLRGSCLERFSTCSRPNCSCHTGLQHGPRAYLVVARDQSQRQVYISQTQVRAVRKGIQQYHRLLEIVDRITAINIQLMKGRVLDEPIL from the coding sequence TTGCGAAGAGAACGAAGCCGTCTGCTTGAGGAACTTTCCACGCTTTCTCACCTCTTGCGAGGCTCCTGCTTGGAACGGTTTTCCACTTGCTCTCGGCCAAACTGCTCTTGTCATACCGGTCTACAGCACGGTCCGCGAGCCTATTTGGTCGTCGCCCGAGACCAATCGCAACGTCAAGTCTATATCTCTCAAACTCAGGTTCGCGCCGTTCGCAAGGGCATCCAGCAATACCATCGACTCCTGGAGATCGTAGATCGGATCACTGCGATTAATATCCAACTCATGAAAGGAAGAGTGCTCGATGAACCTATCTTGTGA
- a CDS encoding DeoR/GlpR family DNA-binding transcription regulator: MLQEERYEKILSLLKEKRHITVEQVHKTFPISASTVRRDFRELVDRNLARRSRGGISLLTGVKENGKNIPFDLRRVTHTKEKEKLGTAAASLLQPYQTIFIDGGTTTLQLARFLPKIPLTIITNSIPHVMMMIEHHRDNPNLEIYTAGGYVYVSWNVNLGPQARYCLAQYHADYAFMSARGINKEGVYNHNEMVVEIERVMIENADRVVFMMDHSKIGERSMSFICGNNDIDILITSKNDGKKSFLDFFRESGIEVMEVEI, translated from the coding sequence ATGCTTCAAGAAGAAAGATACGAAAAAATTCTATCGCTTCTCAAGGAAAAACGGCACATCACCGTCGAACAAGTGCATAAGACTTTTCCCATCAGCGCGTCTACCGTACGGCGCGATTTTCGCGAGTTGGTGGACCGCAATCTGGCTCGTCGTTCGCGGGGGGGAATCAGCTTGTTGACGGGCGTGAAGGAGAACGGCAAAAACATTCCCTTCGATCTGCGGCGAGTTACGCATACGAAGGAAAAAGAGAAGTTGGGGACCGCCGCTGCTTCATTATTGCAGCCCTATCAAACGATCTTTATCGATGGGGGGACGACGACGCTGCAACTGGCGCGGTTTCTGCCAAAAATTCCTTTGACCATCATCACCAACTCCATCCCGCACGTCATGATGATGATCGAGCATCACCGGGACAATCCGAATTTGGAGATTTATACCGCCGGGGGATACGTTTACGTTTCCTGGAACGTCAATCTCGGCCCTCAGGCGCGATATTGTCTAGCGCAATATCACGCGGATTACGCGTTTATGTCGGCGAGAGGAATCAACAAGGAAGGAGTCTACAACCACAACGAAATGGTAGTGGAGATCGAACGCGTGATGATCGAAAATGCGGATCGAGTCGTTTTCATGATGGACCATTCGAAAATCGGGGAGCGTTCGATGAGTTTCATCTGCGGCAACAACGATATCGATATATTGATTACCAGTAAAAACGACGGTAAAAAATCGTTTCTCGATTTCTTCCGCGAATCCGGCATCGAGGTTATGGAGGTGGAAATATAA
- a CDS encoding prepilin-type N-terminal cleavage/methylation domain-containing protein: MQNRGFTLIELLIVVAIIGVLAAIAVPNFLNAQIRAKIARAQGDQQSLALALETYRLDSNDYPHIFPPNWMDERYIPLTTPVAYMSSIPLDPFNTDPLDSRNGPKDGNNRLGNYDYWTRLAAGGNTRGSNYWAQQGSGFPKGRYEWQLRGFGPTTSWIYALVYPAGHPKAGEYIQYDPSNGIRSEGNIVRYGP, from the coding sequence TTGCAGAATCGAGGTTTTACTTTAATCGAACTTTTAATCGTCGTAGCCATTATCGGCGTCTTGGCCGCTATTGCCGTTCCCAATTTTCTCAATGCGCAGATACGCGCCAAGATCGCTCGCGCTCAAGGGGATCAACAAAGCCTCGCTTTAGCGTTGGAAACCTATCGTCTCGACAGCAACGATTATCCCCATATTTTCCCACCCAACTGGATGGACGAACGGTATATTCCTTTGACGACGCCCGTCGCCTATATGTCCTCCATTCCGCTTGATCCCTTCAATACCGATCCGCTCGATTCGCGCAACGGCCCCAAAGACGGCAATAACCGGCTGGGCAATTACGATTATTGGACGCGGCTGGCGGCCGGCGGAAATACCCGAGGCTCCAATTATTGGGCGCAGCAGGGAAGCGGCTTTCCCAAAGGGCGCTACGAGTGGCAACTGCGCGGATTCGGTCCGACGACGTCTTGGATATACGCCCTGGTTTATCCCGCTGGCCATCCCAAAGCGGGAGAATATATACAATACGATCCATCCAACGGGATTCGCAGCGAAGGCAACATCGTTCGCTACGGCCCTTGA
- a CDS encoding TIM barrel protein, whose protein sequence is MKNETLSRRDILKASCFTAGTLLAAAPAARAADSALHLASNQYSWHVYFQREGRDFIKDLDAGFKEAASSGIDGFEPSIGDPGQIDSMAPQLKKHGLEMRSLYVNSTLHTAEDAKKSIEQILAVAAKAKAAGARIIVTNPNPLQWGGTENKNDEQLHIQADALDRLGESLAQMGMTLAYHNHDMELRNAAREFHHMMAGTNPKHVTLCLDAHWIYRGSGNSQVALFDVVELYGARISELHLRQSINNIWSETFAEGDIDYARLAKALRQIGVKPHLVLEQAAEKGTPQTMNPVEVHKKSAAYVRQLFSGF, encoded by the coding sequence ATGAAAAATGAAACTCTTTCTCGCCGCGATATCCTTAAGGCTTCTTGTTTTACCGCTGGGACGCTGCTGGCCGCCGCTCCCGCTGCCCGCGCTGCGGATTCGGCTTTGCATCTCGCCTCCAACCAGTATTCCTGGCATGTGTATTTTCAGCGGGAAGGCCGCGACTTCATCAAGGATTTGGACGCTGGTTTCAAGGAAGCCGCTTCCAGCGGCATCGACGGCTTCGAACCCAGCATCGGCGATCCAGGCCAGATCGATTCGATGGCCCCGCAATTGAAAAAACACGGCTTGGAAATGCGTTCATTGTACGTCAACAGTACGCTGCATACGGCGGAAGACGCTAAGAAAAGCATCGAACAAATCCTCGCCGTCGCCGCCAAAGCGAAGGCCGCCGGCGCGCGTATAATCGTTACCAATCCCAACCCCCTTCAATGGGGCGGTACGGAAAACAAGAATGACGAGCAGCTGCATATCCAAGCGGATGCGTTGGATCGTTTGGGCGAGTCATTAGCGCAAATGGGGATGACCCTCGCCTATCACAATCACGACATGGAGTTGCGCAACGCCGCCCGCGAGTTCCATCACATGATGGCGGGAACGAATCCCAAGCATGTTACGCTATGTTTGGACGCCCATTGGATTTATCGCGGCTCCGGCAATTCGCAAGTCGCCTTGTTCGATGTTGTAGAATTGTACGGCGCCCGCATTTCCGAATTGCATTTGCGCCAATCGATTAATAATATTTGGTCGGAAACTTTCGCGGAAGGCGATATCGATTACGCCCGCCTGGCGAAAGCGCTGCGCCAAATAGGCGTCAAGCCGCATTTGGTTTTAGAACAGGCGGCGGAAAAAGGCACGCCTCAAACCATGAATCCCGTCGAGGTTCACAAGAAAAGCGCCGCTTACGTCCGCCAACTATTCTCCGGATTCTGA
- a CDS encoding prepilin-type N-terminal cleavage/methylation domain-containing protein, with amino-acid sequence MKNFPLRNPNGFTLIELLIVVAIIGILAAIAVPNFLNAQIRAKVTRVQADFRTLDTALESYRLEFGNYPVAHLIDQKIMSGTAISRFSALTTPISFISFYPADPFGKKKMDSSFHTQTYDYYDWSSAKIASNAPQSTRGAYWRVASAGPDMDQGVGFQPDYDPSNGIKSRGDIVRLGPPWMPFDKNRLQ; translated from the coding sequence ATGAAAAATTTTCCTCTGCGCAATCCCAATGGATTTACGTTAATCGAACTCCTCATCGTCGTCGCCATTATCGGCATCCTGGCGGCTATTGCGGTTCCCAATTTTCTCAACGCCCAGATCCGCGCCAAGGTTACGCGGGTGCAGGCTGACTTCCGGACGTTGGATACGGCGCTGGAGTCTTATCGTCTGGAATTCGGCAATTATCCCGTCGCCCATTTGATCGATCAGAAGATCATGTCCGGCACGGCTATCAGCCGATTTTCCGCCTTGACCACGCCGATTTCGTTCATTTCCTTCTATCCCGCCGATCCCTTCGGCAAAAAGAAAATGGACTCCTCTTTCCATACGCAAACCTACGATTATTACGACTGGAGTTCCGCCAAGATCGCCAGCAATGCGCCGCAGTCTACGCGCGGCGCCTATTGGCGCGTCGCCAGCGCCGGTCCCGACATGGATCAGGGAGTGGGATTCCAGCCGGATTACGATCCCAGCAACGGAATCAAAAGCCGGGGCGACATCGTCCGCCTCGGCCCGCCTTGGATGCCTTTCGATAAAAACCGGCTGCAATGA
- a CDS encoding prepilin-type N-terminal cleavage/methylation domain-containing protein — protein sequence MNHRRLPLSFAFTLIELLIVVAIIGVLAAIAVPNFLNAQIRAKIARVESDQQAIGTALAMYSIDRNAFPPFSNFPLFAARGVPELTTPIAYLAAYPGDPFEWTVEGSGLQGNLRFTKIAYYNLDIMEKTGQARGSSNFGVLEARQGFRWITRSLGPNRQYDYDSSNNVFPYYSSSNGLVSRGDIYRNGS from the coding sequence ATGAACCATCGGCGTTTACCCTTATCGTTCGCTTTCACTCTCATCGAATTGCTTATCGTCGTGGCTATTATCGGCGTTCTCGCCGCTATCGCCGTTCCCAATTTCCTCAATGCGCAAATCCGCGCTAAGATTGCGCGAGTGGAATCCGATCAACAGGCCATCGGCACGGCGTTGGCTATGTATTCCATCGATCGCAATGCGTTTCCGCCGTTCTCCAACTTTCCCTTGTTCGCCGCTCGCGGCGTACCCGAATTGACCACGCCCATCGCTTATCTGGCGGCTTATCCCGGCGATCCCTTCGAATGGACCGTCGAAGGGTCCGGCCTGCAAGGCAACCTGAGATTCACTAAGATCGCCTACTACAACCTGGACATCATGGAAAAAACCGGACAAGCGCGCGGAAGTTCCAACTTCGGCGTGTTGGAAGCGCGGCAAGGCTTCCGCTGGATCACGCGCAGCCTGGGACCGAACCGCCAATACGATTACGACTCCTCCAACAACGTCTTCCCTTACTACAGTTCCAGCAATGGCCTTGTCAGCCGCGGCGATATTTATCGCAATGGTTCATAA